The Glandiceps talaboti chromosome 1, keGlaTala1.1, whole genome shotgun sequence genome has a segment encoding these proteins:
- the LOC144434455 gene encoding E3 ubiquitin-protein ligase TRIM56-like — protein MATADPSKKFTFDPSVLTCRLCSNQYDKSTRIPKYLPCLHVFCQPCLTKQIGKDEVIKCQICSECTKTKQKGAIGFQTSATILNQKEYYEKQQNLQKGQDISCQSCHGKKGDIAVSFCLDCVAFLCQFCHDAHTHTFALGAHDVLTLSDLKSYPWETIETFIRPKQYCSKRNHENHEITLYCDSDECQVPLCLQCAFVTHPRSEGHMVMEIGKTTEKYKEIITDKINTAAEKVFEIHS, from the coding sequence ATGGCAACAGCTGACCCCTCAAAGAAGTTTACTTTCGATCCCAGTGTGTTGACCTGTAGGCTCTGTAGCAACCAGTACGATAAAAGTACCCGGATACCAAAATATCTTCCTTGTCTCCACGTGTTCTGTCAACCCTGTTTGACTAAGCAGATTGGCAAGGATGAAGTAATTAAGTGTCAAATATGTTCAGAGTGtacgaaaacaaaacaaaaaggtGCCATAGGTTTCCAGACCAGTGCCACCATTTTGAATCAGAAAGAATACTATGAGAAGCAGCAAAACCTGCAAAAGGGCCAAGACATCTCGTGTCAGAGTTGTCATGGTAAAAAGGGTGACATAGCAGTGTCATTCTGTTTAGATTGTGTTGCATTTTTGTGTCAATTCTGCcatgatgcacacacacatacatttgctCTTGGTGCACATGACGTATTGACGCTTTCCGATCTAAAGTCATATCCATGGGAAACTATAGAAACATTCATCCGTCCTAAACAGTACTGCAGTAAGAGAAACCATGAAAACCATGAAATTACTTTGTACTGCGACAGCGATGAATGCCAAGTACCACTGTGTCTACAGTGTGCTTTTGTAACCCATCCAAGAAGTGAAGGACATATGGTGATGGAAATAGGAAAGACCACAGAGAAATACAAAGAGATTATCACGGACAAGATAAACACTGCAGCAGAGAAAGTCTTCGAGATACACTCATAG